A genomic window from Pseudomonas alcaligenes includes:
- a CDS encoding M28 family metallopeptidase, with the protein MPNKKKLSLAALLASLATPAMAAGPEDPAQLFDRLWSPSRLGPMECRAGVLNGSPLLLPRCMQAQKTTEHLQMLHAVALANGGNRAAGLPGYQGSLDYVRTTLEDAGYSVTQQAFPFSAFYPQGPGVLQALAPTPAQYEWEVDFTYLSQTDAGDVSAAVAPVDIALGLGNTSSSGCEAEDFVGFPAGAIALLQRGTCNFQLKAENAAAAGASGVVIFNQGDTEERKGLLNATLGDAYAGGIPVLFVTYDLGVSLAQTAELQLRMFTDVVRERTQTFNLIAESRHGNPDNVVMAGAHLDSVYEGAGINDNGSGSAALLELAVQMRKVRPKNKLRFAWWGAEESGLVGSTYYVSELPAEEKAKIKAYLNFDMIASPNFAYFIYDGDGSDFGLQGPPGSAALEKLFEEYYKLRGLPFEGDEITFRSDYAQFFTDGIAFGGLFTGAEVLKTEEQAARYGGTAGIALDPCYHAACDDLNNLDQRALEINGDAMAFVTSWLALSTKVVDDEIAASQAGPSLKRAAKAYDITHWGKHWIK; encoded by the coding sequence ATGCCTAACAAGAAGAAACTCTCGCTCGCTGCACTGCTGGCCAGCCTGGCCACGCCGGCCATGGCCGCCGGCCCTGAAGACCCCGCGCAGTTGTTCGACCGGCTGTGGAGCCCGAGTCGCCTCGGCCCCATGGAGTGTCGCGCCGGGGTGCTGAACGGCTCGCCGCTGCTACTGCCGCGCTGCATGCAGGCGCAGAAAACCACCGAGCACCTGCAGATGCTCCATGCCGTGGCCCTGGCCAATGGCGGCAATCGCGCCGCCGGGTTGCCCGGCTACCAGGGCTCGCTGGACTATGTGCGCACCACCCTGGAGGACGCCGGCTACAGCGTCACCCAGCAGGCTTTCCCGTTCAGCGCCTTCTACCCGCAGGGCCCAGGCGTGCTGCAGGCCCTGGCGCCGACGCCCGCGCAATACGAGTGGGAGGTGGACTTCACCTACCTGTCGCAGACCGACGCCGGTGACGTGAGCGCCGCCGTGGCGCCGGTGGACATCGCCCTCGGCCTCGGCAACACCTCCAGCAGCGGTTGCGAAGCCGAGGACTTCGTCGGCTTCCCGGCCGGTGCCATCGCCTTGCTGCAGCGCGGCACCTGCAACTTCCAGCTGAAGGCGGAGAACGCGGCGGCGGCCGGTGCCAGCGGGGTGGTCATCTTCAACCAGGGCGACACCGAGGAGCGCAAGGGCCTGCTCAATGCCACCCTGGGCGATGCCTACGCCGGCGGCATCCCGGTGCTGTTCGTCACCTACGATCTGGGCGTGAGCCTGGCGCAGACCGCCGAGCTGCAGCTGCGCATGTTCACCGACGTGGTACGCGAGCGCACCCAGACCTTCAACCTGATCGCCGAGTCGCGCCACGGCAACCCGGACAACGTGGTGATGGCCGGTGCGCACCTGGACTCGGTGTACGAGGGCGCCGGCATCAACGACAACGGCTCGGGTAGCGCCGCGCTGCTGGAGCTGGCGGTGCAGATGCGCAAGGTCAGGCCGAAGAACAAGCTGCGCTTCGCCTGGTGGGGCGCCGAGGAGTCGGGACTGGTGGGGTCGACCTACTACGTCAGCGAGCTGCCGGCCGAGGAGAAGGCGAAGATCAAGGCCTACCTGAACTTCGACATGATCGCCTCGCCCAACTTCGCCTACTTCATCTATGACGGCGATGGCTCCGACTTCGGCCTGCAGGGCCCGCCCGGCTCGGCGGCGCTGGAGAAGCTGTTCGAGGAGTACTACAAGCTGCGTGGCCTGCCGTTCGAGGGCGACGAGATCACCTTCCGCTCCGACTACGCGCAGTTCTTCACCGACGGCATCGCCTTCGGCGGACTGTTCACCGGCGCCGAGGTGCTGAAGACCGAGGAGCAGGCGGCGCGCTACGGCGGCACCGCCGGCATCGCCCTCGACCCCTGCTACCACGCGGCCTGCGATGATCTCAACAACCTCGACCAGCGGGCCCTGGAGATCAATGGCGATGCCATGGCCTTCGTCACCAGCTGGCTGGCGCTGTCGACCAAGGTGGTCGATGACGAGATCGCCGCGAGCCAGGCCGGGCCCAGCCTGAAGCGCGCCGCCAAGGCCTACGACATCACCCACTGGGGCAAGCACTGGATCAAGTGA
- a CDS encoding TAXI family TRAP transporter solute-binding subunit, whose amino-acid sequence MRRILRDLKILILANLWLVPVIAGLVGALFYFVAPPPPMHARLATGAEGGGYHAFAERLRAELAEQGFELELVPSQGSRDNLAKLGAGEVELALVQSGQELTLDAEARARLLGLGVMYREPLWLFTGRKVKFERLSDLLRLRLAIGAEDSGTQAVTAALFAANRITPADYPKGWQSLGGSRAADALVEGRLDAAFFVGPAENPLVQRLAAEPRVRLVSLRRTEAYLARLPYLSRLQVGEGMLDMANNSPDRDIVTLGPVATLVAGEDFHPSLTPLILEAAREVLKDGSLLDPAGSYPQRPPRSLETLAEAEYYYDKGLPILQRYLPFRIASLADRYIILAIPLVILLFPLFKAIGPIYQWRIRARIYRWYKHLREIDQQLYSGKLNGDIDAEIARLEKLEDELAKVEVPLSYSSELYELHMHLRYMIERLRAVQQRRLAGA is encoded by the coding sequence ATGCGCCGCATTCTCCGCGACCTGAAAATCCTCATCCTCGCCAACCTGTGGCTGGTGCCGGTGATCGCCGGCCTGGTCGGCGCGCTGTTCTACTTCGTCGCGCCGCCGCCGCCGATGCACGCGCGCCTGGCCACCGGCGCCGAGGGCGGCGGCTACCACGCCTTCGCCGAGCGCCTGCGCGCCGAGCTGGCCGAGCAGGGCTTCGAGCTGGAGCTGGTGCCGAGCCAGGGCTCGCGCGACAACCTGGCCAAGCTGGGCGCCGGCGAAGTGGAGCTGGCCCTGGTGCAGAGCGGCCAGGAGCTGACCCTGGACGCCGAGGCGCGCGCCCGGCTGCTCGGCCTCGGCGTGATGTACCGCGAGCCGCTGTGGCTGTTCACCGGCCGCAAGGTGAAGTTCGAACGCCTCTCCGACCTGCTGCGCCTGCGCCTGGCCATCGGCGCCGAGGACAGCGGCACCCAGGCGGTCACCGCCGCCCTGTTCGCCGCCAACCGCATCACCCCGGCCGACTACCCCAAGGGCTGGCAGAGCCTGGGCGGCAGCCGCGCCGCCGACGCGCTGGTCGAGGGCCGGCTGGACGCCGCCTTCTTCGTCGGCCCGGCGGAGAACCCGCTGGTCCAGCGCCTGGCCGCCGAACCCCGGGTGCGCCTGGTCAGCCTGCGCCGCACCGAGGCCTACCTGGCGCGCCTGCCCTACCTGAGCCGCCTGCAGGTCGGCGAGGGCATGCTGGACATGGCCAACAACAGCCCGGACCGCGACATCGTCACCCTCGGCCCGGTGGCCACCCTGGTGGCCGGCGAGGACTTCCACCCCTCGCTCACCCCGCTGATCCTCGAAGCCGCGCGCGAGGTACTCAAGGATGGCAGCCTGCTCGATCCGGCCGGCAGCTACCCGCAGCGCCCGCCGCGCTCGCTGGAGACCCTGGCCGAGGCCGAGTACTACTACGACAAGGGCCTGCCGATCCTGCAGCGCTACCTGCCGTTCCGCATCGCCTCGCTGGCCGACCGCTACATCATCCTCGCCATTCCCCTGGTGATCCTGCTGTTCCCGCTGTTCAAGGCCATCGGCCCGATCTACCAGTGGCGCATCCGCGCGCGCATCTACCGCTGGTACAAGCACCTGCGCGAGATCGACCAGCAGCTCTACAGCGGCAAGCTCAACGGCGATATCGACGCGGAGATCGCGCGCCTGGAGAAACTGGAAGACGAACTGGCCAAGGTCGAGGTGCCGCTGTCTTACTCCAGCGAGCTGTACGAGCTGCACATGCACCTGCGCTACATGATCGAGCGCCTGCGCGCGGTGCAGCAGCGGCGCCTGGCCGGCGCATGA
- the yjeH gene encoding L-methionine/branched-chain amino acid transporter, with translation MSRLNKELGLLQGIGLLSTSLLGTGIFVVPALAATAAGQASLWAWLILIALVLPVAFTFAQLGRRFPHAGGAPHLIGRAFGARSERLIAFLFLAVLPVGLPAALNIATGFWQAVLPVGRGEALLIQLATLAAMLLLGQRPARASGLVQGLIALAIIGTVALVWWVGELPLVSQPLLPEIGDTWPLIPAALGVMFWCFVGIEAFTHLGEEFRRPQRDFPLALLLGVLLAGLVYWAFSVAVLSFGVYGDEHSDAASLPRLMHLLLGDRAGWLVALVGYLACFASMNVYVQGFARLIWSLADEGKLPAPLAARNHHGVPGPALLLVVAICALCAGLAAVLQLSVDDLIRYANGNFILVYLLSMGAGVVLLRGIWRWLAAFSALLCALVLLALGIDALYALGLLAVIALLDHWRTRRGTQASLQS, from the coding sequence ATGAGCCGTCTGAACAAGGAACTGGGCCTGCTGCAGGGCATCGGCCTGCTCAGCACCTCGCTACTGGGCACCGGCATCTTCGTGGTGCCGGCGCTGGCCGCAACCGCCGCCGGCCAGGCCTCGCTGTGGGCCTGGCTGATCCTCATCGCCCTGGTGCTGCCGGTGGCCTTCACCTTCGCCCAGCTGGGCCGCCGCTTCCCCCACGCCGGCGGCGCGCCGCACCTGATCGGGCGCGCCTTCGGCGCGCGCAGCGAGCGGCTGATCGCCTTCCTGTTCCTCGCCGTGCTGCCGGTCGGCCTGCCCGCCGCGCTGAACATCGCCACCGGCTTCTGGCAGGCCGTGCTGCCGGTGGGCCGCGGCGAAGCGCTGCTGATCCAGCTCGCCACCCTGGCTGCCATGCTCCTGCTCGGCCAGCGCCCAGCGCGCGCCAGCGGCCTGGTGCAGGGGCTGATCGCCCTGGCGATCATCGGCACCGTCGCCCTGGTCTGGTGGGTGGGCGAGCTGCCGCTGGTCAGCCAGCCGCTGCTGCCGGAGATCGGCGACACCTGGCCGCTGATCCCCGCCGCGCTGGGCGTGATGTTCTGGTGCTTCGTCGGCATCGAGGCCTTCACCCACCTGGGCGAGGAATTCCGCCGCCCGCAGCGCGACTTCCCCCTGGCCCTGCTGCTCGGCGTGCTGCTGGCCGGCCTGGTGTACTGGGCCTTCTCGGTGGCGGTGCTGAGCTTCGGCGTGTACGGCGACGAGCACAGCGACGCCGCCTCGCTGCCGCGCCTGATGCACCTGCTGCTGGGCGACCGCGCCGGCTGGCTGGTGGCGCTGGTCGGCTACCTGGCCTGCTTCGCCTCGATGAACGTCTACGTGCAGGGCTTCGCCCGGCTGATCTGGAGCCTGGCCGACGAGGGCAAGCTGCCGGCGCCGCTGGCCGCGCGCAACCACCACGGCGTGCCCGGCCCGGCGCTGCTGCTGGTGGTGGCGATCTGTGCCCTGTGCGCAGGCCTGGCCGCCGTGCTGCAGCTGTCGGTGGACGACCTGATCCGCTATGCCAACGGCAACTTCATCCTGGTCTATCTGCTCAGCATGGGCGCCGGCGTGGTGCTGCTGCGCGGCATCTGGCGCTGGCTCGCGGCGTTCAGCGCCCTGCTCTGCGCGCTGGTGCTGCTGGCACTGGGTATCGACGCGCTGTATGCCCTCGGCCTGCTGGCCGTGATCGCCCTGCTGGATCACTGGCGCACTCGCCGCGGCACACAGGCCAGCCTGCAGAGCTGA
- a CDS encoding Lrp/AsnC family transcriptional regulator: MDKFDRQILALLRSDARTSVSQIAREVSLSRSAVGERIRQLEQAGIIRGYHARVVEAQGTAVKAFLELFYSNGRCQDYVERMRAHPEIRQCCGISGETDMLVQVEAASMARLAEIRGEIENYPGMQRVKTHMVVNEWPM, from the coding sequence GTGGACAAGTTCGACCGTCAGATTCTCGCCCTGCTGCGCAGCGACGCGCGCACCTCCGTCAGCCAGATCGCCCGCGAGGTCAGCCTGTCGCGCTCGGCGGTGGGCGAGCGCATCCGCCAGCTGGAGCAGGCCGGGATCATCCGCGGCTACCACGCCCGCGTGGTGGAGGCGCAAGGCACGGCGGTTAAGGCCTTCCTCGAACTCTTCTACAGCAATGGCCGCTGCCAGGACTACGTCGAACGCATGCGCGCCCATCCGGAGATCCGCCAGTGCTGTGGCATCAGCGGCGAGACCGACATGCTGGTGCAGGTGGAGGCGGCGAGCATGGCGCGCCTGGCCGAGATCCGCGGCGAGATCGAGAACTACCCCGGCATGCAGCGGGTGAAGACCCACATGGTGGTCAACGAATGGCCGATGTGA